The Candidatus Zixiibacteriota bacterium DNA window AGGGTGATGGGGAGTTGGTGTTGACGAGCGCGATCGTCGTGGATTCGGATGCTCGGGAGATGGCGACCACGATCTCATCGGCGAAGGTTGAGAGGGTCCTGCCGACGGAGTTTGCTTTGAAGCAGAACCGGCCGAATCCATTTAATCCGTCGACCGAGATCAGCTTCAGCCTGCCGAAACCGGCGGAGGTCACGCTGGTGATCTATAACGTCCTCGGTGAAAACGTCGTGACCCTGGCGGAAGGGTTGCGCGCGGCCGGAACACATGCGGTGATGTGGGATGGGCGTGACAATAGTGGGAGCGCGGTGGCGTCGGGCGTGTACTTCTATCGCCTCGATGCGGGTGAATTTTGCGCGACGCGAAAGATGCTGTTGCTGAAGTAGCCGCAGGCCGTCACCGCGATCGGTGGCTGAGGCGGTTCGATACATAGTGCAGTGAAAGGGAGGGTAGGAGGACCCGGCGCAGGCCGGGTCTTTCTGCATGAGGCGATCAAGGCGTTCATGTGACCCAATAATCCACGAGGATGTTCCTTCGTTTGAGCGGTGAGGATTTTGAATTGCTTGTTCTTCGGGGAGAAGCTGATGTAGACGAGAGTCAGGATCGCAGGGATCCTGACCTACGAATTAAGACACTTGAATTTCAATGATGGTTAGGGGTGGCGAGAAATGCGTTCCGATAAGCTGAAGCGGCAATGGAAGGACGCCTGAACGAGCACAATGCGAAACTGAGACAGAACGCTCCGTGATTTAGATTGCAATAGCCTTGGGAGGAGGTTAGTTTTTACAGTGATCCGCTCTGGGTGTGCCGAGATTGCGGCTGAGGCTGCTTGGCTCTCGGCAACGAAACTGCCTTGCAGGGCGGGCGCGGACAGGAACGATGGCGGGGAGGAGCGACACGACTTGGACGCCTTGACTCTGACAGTGATTTCGGCAGTGGGGGATGCGAGTTGGCAATTGCCTGCCGGCACGCATCTGGTCGGCAGAGATCCCCACTGCGAAATTGCCATCGATGATCCAACCGTCTCGCGTCAGCACGCCAGGCTTGAGGT harbors:
- a CDS encoding T9SS type A sorting domain-containing protein, with product MTSAIVVDSDAREMATTISSAKVERVLPTEFALKQNRPNPFNPSTEISFSLPKPAEVTLVIYNVLGENVVTLAEGLRAAGTHAVMWDGRDNSGSAVASGVYFYRLDAGEFCATRKMLLLK